Proteins encoded in a region of the Phycisphaerae bacterium genome:
- a CDS encoding DUF547 domain-containing protein: protein MKSFRLIIILFIAVVCSGGYCRVALAVVQQKDDVNTPAKNEVIKSEPNDSGDANNNGELLSAAEVEGPNTPDGYIGGDAFNLGFTGILKGYVNQHGLVNYAKLRRFRLELNDAVEKFYSLKPEVYITWSRNEKIAFWINAYNICTLKGIIENYPVKPSRFMLLFYPANSVMHISGLRDQTYFMIMGIQYTLDEIERDVLLGRFEEPRSCFAVSYGTMGSAPLKPEPYIGKVLEKQLDEQMRNYFSRPDALRIDETNNVVYLSPIFKMYKWHEDAFLKRYETNKLFREYLPVDRAILNFVKDFISEPNANFLKRKQYSIEYIKYNWQLNEQPAE, encoded by the coding sequence ATGAAAAGTTTTAGGCTGATTATAATATTGTTCATAGCTGTTGTTTGCAGCGGCGGGTATTGCCGGGTTGCATTGGCGGTTGTGCAGCAAAAAGACGACGTAAACACGCCGGCCAAAAATGAAGTTATAAAATCCGAACCTAACGATAGCGGCGATGCCAATAACAATGGGGAACTTTTGAGTGCGGCCGAAGTTGAAGGGCCCAATACCCCTGACGGTTATATCGGAGGCGATGCCTTCAATCTTGGTTTTACCGGGATTTTAAAAGGGTATGTAAATCAGCATGGACTTGTAAATTACGCCAAATTGAGACGATTTCGGCTCGAGTTAAATGACGCGGTCGAAAAATTTTACAGTCTCAAGCCGGAAGTCTATATTACATGGTCGAGAAATGAAAAAATTGCGTTCTGGATTAATGCCTATAATATTTGCACCTTGAAAGGTATCATTGAAAATTATCCTGTAAAACCTTCGAGGTTTATGCTCCTTTTTTATCCCGCAAACAGTGTTATGCACATCAGCGGGTTAAGAGACCAGACATATTTTATGATAATGGGGATACAGTACACTCTCGATGAAATCGAAAGAGATGTGCTTCTCGGAAGGTTCGAAGAGCCAAGGTCCTGTTTCGCCGTCAGTTACGGAACTATGGGAAGCGCCCCGCTGAAACCGGAACCTTATATAGGGAAAGTACTCGAAAAACAGCTTGACGAGCAAATGCGGAATTATTTCAGCCGCCCGGATGCCCTCCGGATTGATGAGACCAACAATGTTGTTTATCTTTCGCCTATATTCAAAATGTATAAATGGCACGAAGACGCGTTTTTAAAACGGTATGAAACCAATAAGCTTTTCAGAGAGTACCTGCCTGTCGACAGGGCGATACTTAACTTCGTAAAGGATTTTATCTCGGAACCGAATGCGAATTTTCTTAAACGAAAACAATATTCGATTGAATATATAAAGTACAACTGGCAGCTTAATGAACAGCCGGCGGAATAA
- the metK gene encoding methionine adenosyltransferase, translated as MSKKRNCTSLNCSNDNYLFTSESVTMGHPDKVADHISDAILDAHLAQDPNSRVACETLVKTGMVMVAGEITSSAIVDVPSVVRQTIKEIGYTDPEMGFDYDNCAVLVGLGTQSPDISQGVTQGQGLHKEQGAGDQGIMFGFACKETPQLMPMPIQLAQQLVEKLAKMRQSKKLPWLRPDGKSQVTVEYRNGKPYRIHTVIISTQHSPDIKYNKLRSEIIKKVILPVLPKKMVDKNIIFHVNPTGRFVIGGPKGDCGLTGRKIIVDTYGGMGAHGGGCFSGKDPSKVDRSASYMARYVAKNIVAAGLADVCEIQLSYAIGVAEPVSVHIDTQGTAKVSEKEIQSAVRKVFPLTPRGIITHLKLKRPIYAATSYHGHFGRTGENFTWEKTDMTGKLRKALGL; from the coding sequence ATGTCAAAGAAAAGAAATTGTACCAGTTTAAATTGCAGCAATGATAATTACCTGTTCACGAGCGAGTCTGTGACTATGGGGCATCCCGATAAGGTCGCCGACCATATATCGGATGCCATCCTCGATGCGCATCTTGCTCAGGACCCCAACAGCAGGGTTGCCTGTGAAACGCTTGTAAAGACAGGCATGGTTATGGTCGCGGGTGAAATTACTTCCAGCGCAATAGTGGATGTGCCTTCGGTTGTTCGCCAGACCATAAAGGAAATAGGTTATACGGATCCCGAGATGGGTTTCGATTATGATAATTGTGCCGTTCTTGTAGGACTTGGCACACAGAGCCCCGATATTTCGCAGGGTGTTACCCAAGGCCAGGGCCTTCACAAGGAGCAGGGTGCCGGCGACCAGGGCATTATGTTTGGTTTCGCCTGCAAGGAAACCCCTCAGCTTATGCCTATGCCCATTCAGCTTGCTCAGCAGCTCGTCGAAAAACTTGCGAAGATGCGCCAGAGCAAAAAACTTCCATGGCTGCGTCCCGACGGAAAAAGCCAGGTAACTGTCGAATACCGAAACGGAAAACCTTACAGGATTCACACTGTTATTATTTCTACGCAGCATTCGCCGGATATAAAATATAATAAACTCCGCAGTGAGATAATTAAAAAGGTTATACTGCCTGTACTGCCGAAGAAAATGGTTGATAAGAATATTATCTTCCACGTTAATCCCACCGGCAGGTTTGTTATTGGCGGCCCGAAAGGCGATTGCGGACTGACCGGCAGAAAAATTATCGTTGACACTTACGGCGGCATGGGTGCTCACGGCGGCGGTTGTTTCAGCGGAAAGGACCCGTCGAAAGTCGACCGTTCAGCCAGCTATATGGCAAGATATGTAGCCAAAAATATCGTCGCGGCAGGACTCGCAGATGTTTGTGAAATACAGCTTTCTTATGCAATTGGCGTTGCAGAACCTGTTTCGGTTCATATTGACACGCAGGGCACTGCGAAGGTCAGTGAAAAAGAAATTCAATCGGCCGTAAGGAAAGTTTTCCCGCTTACACCGAGAGGCATTATTACCCATCTGAAACTCAAACGACCGATTTACGCGGCCACTTCATATCACGGCCATTTCGGAAGAACAGGCGAGAATTTCACATGGGAAAAAACTGATATGACCGGCAAACTGCGAAAGGCTTTGGGACTGTAG
- the uxaC gene encoding glucuronate isomerase, with translation MASEFINDDFLLQTETARNLYRNHAAKMPIYDYHCHIPVKQIADDARFENITQAWLYGDHYKWRAMRTNGVDERYCTGDASDWEKFQMWAQTVPYCLRNPLYHWTHMELKRPFGITKLLSPATAGEIYDQCNELLKSPRFSTRGIMRQMNVKLICTTDDPIDDLRHHRKIATDGFEIKVYPAWRPDKGMAVENIEALNEWIDKLQAAADMEIKNFDCYLAAIRKRHDFFHANNCRLSDHGIETAFAEDYTDSEIKKIFDKIRHGKDLDTREMLKFKSAMMYEFGVMDAEKGWTQQLHLGALRNNNSRLFKTLGPDTGFDSIGDFEIAKPLAKFLDRLDSQNKLPKTILYNLNPRDNELLGTMIGNFQCAASLTGDGSVPGKMQLGSGWWFLDQKDGMEKQMTALSNLGLLSRFVGMLTDSRSFLSYPRHEYFRRILCNLLGSDAEAGLVPKDTKLLGQMVEDICYNNAKNYFGMKL, from the coding sequence ATGGCTTCAGAATTTATCAATGACGACTTTCTTTTGCAGACTGAAACCGCCAGGAATCTTTACCGTAATCACGCGGCAAAAATGCCCATTTACGATTATCACTGTCATATTCCCGTAAAGCAGATTGCCGATGATGCCCGCTTCGAAAACATAACGCAGGCCTGGCTATACGGCGACCATTACAAATGGCGGGCGATGAGAACTAACGGCGTCGATGAGCGTTACTGCACAGGCGACGCGAGCGATTGGGAAAAATTTCAAATGTGGGCGCAAACCGTTCCATATTGCCTTCGCAATCCGCTTTATCACTGGACGCACATGGAGCTTAAAAGACCCTTCGGCATAACAAAACTTTTATCTCCCGCCACAGCCGGGGAAATATATGACCAGTGTAATGAGCTTTTGAAATCTCCCAGGTTCAGCACACGCGGAATTATGCGTCAGATGAATGTAAAACTTATCTGCACGACGGATGACCCTATTGACGACCTTCGCCATCACAGAAAAATCGCGACAGACGGCTTTGAGATAAAGGTCTATCCAGCCTGGCGGCCCGATAAGGGAATGGCCGTTGAGAATATCGAAGCTTTAAACGAATGGATAGATAAGCTTCAGGCCGCCGCCGATATGGAAATTAAAAATTTCGACTGCTATCTTGCTGCGATAAGGAAAAGACACGATTTTTTCCACGCGAATAACTGCCGATTAAGCGACCACGGCATAGAAACCGCTTTTGCCGAAGATTACACCGACAGCGAAATCAAAAAAATATTTGATAAGATTCGCCACGGCAAAGACCTTGATACCCGCGAAATGCTGAAGTTCAAATCGGCTATGATGTATGAGTTCGGCGTTATGGACGCTGAAAAAGGCTGGACTCAGCAGCTTCATCTCGGTGCGCTCCGGAATAACAACAGCAGGTTATTTAAGACTCTCGGCCCCGATACCGGTTTTGACTCCATCGGAGATTTTGAAATCGCAAAACCGCTCGCCAAGTTTCTCGACCGGCTCGACTCGCAAAACAAACTGCCTAAGACTATTCTTTATAATCTCAATCCGCGCGACAATGAACTTTTGGGCACGATGATAGGTAATTTCCAGTGCGCAGCATCCCTTACGGGAGACGGTTCCGTCCCGGGCAAAATGCAGCTCGGCTCAGGCTGGTGGTTCCTCGACCAGAAGGACGGAATGGAAAAGCAGATGACTGCTCTTTCCAACCTCGGCCTTTTGAGCAGGTTTGTCGGAATGCTCACCGATTCGAGAAGTTTCCTTTCCTATCCACGCCACGAATATTTCCGCAGAATTTTATGTAATCTTCTCGGCAGTGATGCCGAAGCAGGCCTTGTGCCGAAAGATACCAAACTCCTCGGCCAAATGGTCGAAGACATCTGCTACAATAACGCCAAAAATTATTTCGGCATGAAACTATAA
- a CDS encoding HNH endonuclease signature motif containing protein, whose product MVTKKEDYVIRKVAGRDVKIDADIFCLPMILNSTLIISKAGQVFARNRKTRKTTAMARIIVKAKKGQIVDHINRDPLDNRRCNLRIVTHRQNMLNRILKSSTGFVGVSIRKKKIKNKLIYCAAYHTENRRRCFYSPFTPNGLIVAAMARDKFVIENGDAEYAPLNFTIFRKEPFKSILLASNLYEMREKPAG is encoded by the coding sequence ATGGTTACGAAAAAAGAAGATTACGTAATAAGAAAAGTGGCGGGGAGAGATGTAAAAATCGACGCGGATATTTTTTGTCTGCCGATGATACTAAATTCAACGCTGATAATCAGTAAGGCAGGACAGGTCTTTGCGCGCAATCGAAAAACCAGAAAGACAACGGCGATGGCACGAATAATCGTCAAGGCAAAGAAAGGACAAATCGTTGACCACATAAACAGAGACCCGCTGGATAACCGCAGGTGCAATTTAAGAATCGTTACGCACCGACAAAATATGCTTAACCGGATACTGAAAAGCTCGACCGGATTTGTCGGAGTAAGTATAAGAAAAAAGAAAATAAAAAATAAGCTGATTTACTGCGCGGCATATCATACTGAAAACAGACGGCGATGCTTCTACAGCCCGTTTACGCCTAACGGCCTGATAGTCGCGGCAATGGCAAGAGATAAATTCGTAATCGAAAACGGAGATGCCGAGTACGCACCACTTAACTTTACAATATTCAGGAAAGAGCCGTTTAAAAGTATTCTGCTGGCAAGCAATTTATATGAAATGAGAGAGAAGCCCGCCGGATAA